The genomic segment GGGTGGAAGAGCCGGACTTCTTAGGGAGGCGAGCTTTGCCTTCGGCAAGAGCCGCCGCCATGTTTAGCTTCGCCTCCTTCTCAGCAATNNNNNNNNNNNNNNNNNNNNNNNNNNNNNNNNNNNNNNNNNNNNNNNNNNNNNNNNNNNNNNNNNNNNNNNNNNNNNNNNNNNNNNNNNNNNNNNNNNNNNNNNNNNNNNNNNNNNNNNNNNNNNNNNNNNNNNNNNNNNNNNNNNNNNNNNNNNNNNNNNNNNNNNNNNNNNNNNNNNNNNNNNNNNNNNNNNNNNNNNNNNNNNNNNNNNNNNNNNNNNNNNNNNNNNNNNNNNNNNNNNNNNNNNNNNNNNNNNNNNNNNNNNNNNNNNNNNNNNNNNNNNNNNNNNNNNNNNNNNNNNNNNNNNNNNNNNNNNNNNNNNNNNNNNNNNNNNNNNNNNNNNNNNNNNNNNNNNNNNNNNNNNNNNNNNNNNNNNNNNNNNNNNNNNNNNNNNNNNNNNNNNNNNNNNNNNNNNNNNNNNNNNNNNNNNNNNNNNNNNNNNNNNNNNNNNNNNNNNNNNNNNNNNNNNNNNNNNNNNNNNNNNNNNNNNNNNNNNNNNNNNNNNNNNNNNNNNNNNNNNNNNNNNNNNNNNNNNNNNNNNNNNNNNNNNNNNNNNNNNNNNNNNNNNNNNNNNNNNNNNNNNNNNNNNNNNNNNNNNNNNNNNNNNNNNNNNNNNNNNNNNNNNNNNNNNNNNNNNNNNNNNNNNNNNNNNNNNNNNNNNNNNNNNNNNNNNNNNNNNNNNNNNNNNNNNNNNNNNNNNNNNNNNNNNNNNNNNNNNNNNNNNNNNNNNNNNNNNNNNNNNNNNNNNNNNNNNNNNNNNNNNNNNNNNNNNNNNNNNNNNNNNNNNNNNNNNNNNNNNNNNNNNNNNNNNNNNNNNNNNNNNNNNNNNNNNNNNNNNNNNNNNNNNNNNNNNNNNNNNNNNNNNNNNNNNNNNNNNNNNNNNNNNNNNNNNNNNNNNNNNNNNNNNNNNNNNNNNNNNNNNNNNNNNNNNNNNNNNNNNNNNNNNNNNNNNNNNNNNNNNNNNNNNNNNNNNNNNNNNNNNNNNNNNNNNNNNNNNNNNNNNNNNNNNNNNNNNNNNNNNNNNNNNNNNNNNNNNNNNNNNNNNNNNNNNNNNNNNNNNNNNNNNNNNNNNNNNNNNNNNNNNNNNNNNNNNNNNNNNNNNNNNNNNNNNNNNNNNNNNNNNNNNNNNNNNNNNNNNNNNNNNNNNNNNNNNNNNNNNNNNNNNNNNNNNNNNNNNNNNNNNNNNNNNNNNNNNNNNNNNNNNNNNNNNNNNNNNNNNNNNNNNNNNNNNNNNNNNNNNNNNNNNNNNNNNNNNNNNNNNNNNNNNNNNNNNNNNNNNNNNNNNNNNNNNNNNNNNNNNNNNNNNNNNNNNNNNNNNNNNNNNNNNNNNNNNNNNNNNNNNNNNNNNNNNNNNNNNNNNNNNNNNNNNNNNNNNNNNNNNNNNNNNNNNNNNNNNNNNNNNNNNNNNNNNNNNNNNNNNNNNNNNNNNNNNNNNNNNNNNNNNNNNNNNNNNNNNNNNNNNNNNNNNNNNNNNNNNNNNNNNNNNNNNNNNNNNNNNNNNNNNNNNNNNNNNNNNNNNNNNNNNNNNNNNNNNNNNNNNNNNNNNNNNNNNNNNNNNNNNNNNNNNNNNNNNNNNNNNNNNNNNNNNNNNNNNNNNNNNNNNNNNNNNNNNNNNNNNNNNNNNNNNNNNNNNNNNNNNNNNNNNNNNNNNNNNNNNNNNNNNNNNNNNNNNNNNNNNNNNNNNNNNNNNNNNNNNNNNNNNNNNNNNNNNNNNNNNNNNNNNNNNNNNNNNNNNNNNNNNNNNNNNNNNNNNNNNNNNNNNNNNNNNNNNNNNNNNNNNNNNNNNNNNNNNNNNNNNNNNNNNNNNNNNNNNNNNNNNNNNNNNNNNNNNNNNNNNNNNNNNNNNNNNNNNNNNNNNNNNNNNNNNNNNNNNNNNNNNNNNNNNNNNNNNNNNNNNNNNNNNNNNNNNNNNNNNNNNNNNNNNNNNNNNNNNNNNNNNNNNNNNNNNNNNNNNNNNNNNNNNNNNNNNNNNNNNNNNNNNNNNNNNNNNNNNNNNNNNNNNNNNNNNNNNNNNNNNNNNNNNNNNNNNNNNNNNNNNNNNNNNNNNNNNNNNNNNNNNNNNNNNNNNNNNNNNNNNNNNNNNNNNNNNNNNNNNNNNNNNNNNNNNNNNNNNNNNNNNNNNNNNNNNNNNNNNNNNNNNNNNNNNNNNNNNNNNNNNNNNNNNNNNNNNNNNNNNNNNNNNNNNNNNNNNNNNNNNNNNNNNNNNNNNNNNNNNNNNNNNNNNNNNNNNNNNNNNNNNNNNNNNNNNNNNNNNNNNNNNNNNNNNNNNNNNNNNNNNNNNNNNNNNNNNNNNNNNNNNNNNNNNNNNNNNNNNNNNNNNNNNNNNNNNNNNNNNNNNNNNNNNNNNNNNNNNNNNNNNNNNNNNNNNNNNNNNNNNNNNNNNNNNNNNNNNNNNNNNNNNNNNNNNNNNNNNNNNNNNNNNNNNNNNNNNNNNNNNNNNNNNNNNNNNNNNNNNNNNNNNNNNNNNNNNNNNNNNNNNNNNNNNNNNNNNNNNNNNNNNNNNNNNNNNNNNNNNNNNNNNNNNNNNNNNNNNNNNNNNNNNNNNNNNNNNNNNNNNNNNNNNNNNNNNNNNNNNNNNNNNNNNNNNNNNNNNNNNNNNNNNNNNNNNNNNNNNNNNNNNNNNNNNNNNNNNNNNNNNNNNNNNNNNNNNNNNNNNNNNNNNNNNNNNNNNNNNNNNNNNNNNNNNNNNNNNNNNNNNNNNNNNNNNNNNNNNNNNNNNNNNNNNNNNNNNNNNNNNNNNNNNNNNNNNNNNNNNNNNNNNNNNNNNNNNNNNNNNNNNNNNNNNNNNNNNNNNNNNNNNNNNNNNNNNNNNNNNNNNNNNNNNNNNNNNNNNNNNNNNNNNNNNNNNNNNNNNNNNNNNNNNNNNNNNNNNNNNNNNNNNNNNCTTCGCCTCCTTCTCAGCAATCCGGCACTCCCTTTCTTCTCTGTAGTTCATCTCCGAAGTGCTTATAGGGTCGGAGCAAACCAGAGAATGTCCTCTGAGCCTCACCGCGGACTCTCTAATCCTTTCACACAAAAAGGAATCCCAGGCGATCTTGCCCTGGCTGCAGAACCTCGAGAAAAACTCGCAAAATGTAGGGCAAAGCAACCCGCGCTCGAAGTGATCTGAGATAGAAACGACAAAGGgtaagaagcaaaaaaatatatattgaggTTGTACCTAACAAGGAACACCATTCTACCAATTTTCGAAGTCCACTTCGATACGTGCGAACTCGAGAGGTGACCAAAGGTGAGTTCGTTAACCGGGAAAAAGAAGTAAGACTTTCGCCATTTCTCGTCCTTCTCGGGAAGGTCATCAAAGACCTTCAGCCCGGAAAGCGGACTTACGTAGAGCGTGCCCTTGTTGCGACCTGTTTTCACCGTGTAAACTTGAAGAAAGTCGGCCAGGGATAGCTTGTAATCGAACTCCTCCCCCAGAGTCTAAAGACACATGACGATCCGAACGAAGTTCGGGCATATCTGGGGGAGAGCGAAGCCCAATTTGAACATCATCTTTACGATAAGTTCGGAGAGGGGGAGCGATAGTCCGCACGCAGAGAAAAATATCTCAAATGCACAGCATTACCCTGGAGGAGGATTCTCCGGGGACTCATGAGCTTCCGGGAACCTGATCTCGATCTACGGCGGAATTCCAGTGGATCCCCTAATCTCAGCTATATTCTCCTCAGAGAGAATTGACGGCTGATGGGGACCATAAATACCTGGAATCAAAGGTTTTGCGGTTTTACCCGATGAAGATTTCGGAGGAAACATGTTTTCCGGATAATAGTGGTGTGAAGTAGAGGAAGGTCGAAGAACTTTCCGGCGAAAGCAAAGAAACTAACAGAAGAGAGAAAATCACAGAACAAAACGAAAGCAAACTGAGAATTAAGAGTAGAAGGGAGAAGTCGGGTGAGTTTACCTTTATACACGGAACCAGCGAGTAATGATTACCTGGGGAAGCGAAAGGTCTCGGACCGCTTTTCCTCTCTCTTGTAGCTTACATGCTACCCGGTGGGCCCCGGGGCTTGTTCGGGAAGGCAAAGCTCATCATCACCACGATCAAATCATGGGGATAtggggaatattcagtttcccgAAATTGATCGCTTGGAGATCAAAAGTCCCCCGAACTGCCCAGCTCGggagacttggggggcaactgttgtaTCCACGATTCGTCATCTCAGAAAACAGGCAAAGGGCCTGGGCCGGGCACGCTAAACGGGCCAAGGGTGTAGCTCTGGTCGGCCCATCAGGcctagaaagaagaagagagcgcGGAGAGGCAACGCATtagtcagctcgcagctcgaaCTCGGTCAAAGATTCCTGCATTCAAGTGGATTAATTAGGAGGCGAAAATCGTGTAAAATTAATTACGCattaattgggtaattaattggtcagtataaatatgtaaggggggagTCTTTGTAAGGGATCAAACATTTTTTCTCTCAAGCAGTATTATACAATTTTAGCATTCAAACAcattttttcagtttggaactCTTACGGTGGTAAGCTCCTCCACTCCACAAATTACTTTGGAAGGAGAGAATTCGTTTCAGTTCTCACAGTTGCAGGAGTTGTAGAAGCAGACGGTTTCTATTTCAAGCACTgttaagacttttaaaaaactGGTTAACGGTTAAAAATGAGTGCGTTTATGGGAGATTTATGACTGGTTGATCAACGGGTGCGATAGAAGTTAGacaaaaaattaccaaaacaaatgtaatttataattatcccttgtatattaaaagagaagcattctcacaCAAAATGCTGACATGTCGCACTCACAAAGCTCCAtacaatatttcttttatttgtcattagtttttaataatatttacatcaattttccaaaaatataatttacacccaaaattaaatttttattttctctttttaacttaattatatcctttaattacattttcataaaatctttaaaatgaattttaagaaatctttgttcatatgatatgataataaaagattgatattataataattctcacgggttaaattttaattattatacataatttttctatatttaatatatatatatatactacacaatcgaATTTTAGATTCCAACTAccgataaatattatagattttgtaaataaaaattacagtaaaaacatttaataattaacttATTCCGCACATAGTGCGAGTTGTTACCTAGTAAAATGGTATAAAAGACCGaaacaatatttatgaaaatatactCCCTTTGTCCGTTTATATAAAAGTTTTCaagcttttttatttgttccaTTTAATCagatctttaaaaaaaactcaatgtacaatttatataatttaatagtttatgattattaaaatactgcagtatatttttctattggtcaaatttttataaataggataatatttattgtttctttagctaaaaaaatttatataatattggaTAGAGTaagtataaaaaattaacataattgctaaaaagactatatataatttttcacaaaaaaaaagaaacaaacaaatttttatgatGAAACACAAACAATTATTCATATTggaaattttggaaaatttaaagAGAATTGTTAGTGTTTGACAGGTTTAAACACAGCGTTTGCGATTGCAGGTGTTTACAGAAGCGGGTGGTTACGGTTTTAAATGCTATTAAGTGTTTTGAACAACTGGTTTATCAGTTGAAAATAAGTGCGTTTGCGGAAGATTTATAACTGGttgactggttgaccagcgggtaaGATAGcggttaaacaaaaaattacaaaataaatgtaatttataattaaaaggtataaaaaacaccaaaacgataattatgaaaaatgtaCTCCCTTTGTCCCATTATACATAAGAGTTCTCaagcttttaattttttctattttataagattttttaaaagtttctatgtacaatttatattaatttaatattttatgacTATTAAAAACACTGAAGTATATCTTCTACTacttgaatttttataaataagaaaatatttattgtttcttaatcTTTGTGTCTCTAgctaaaaacttttatataatgGGACAAAGGAAGTTTAAAAAAGTAACATAATTACTAAAGagactctataaataattattaaaatgaaacaaataaattttgtgaTGAAACACAAATAATTATTCATATTGGAAATTTTTAAGTTGAAAAAATTTGGAGAGAATGATTAGTATTTGAGAATTAATgtgaatttaaaattataatatattttggatttgttatttatgttttttccctttttttaacTTTCCACTAACGTctgcaaacgcaaacgcaaacgtCTGCGGAAAAGAGCTTTTGAAATTTAGCGATTTCGAACGACTCAGAATGGTAGAAAGCGATTTCTTTGATTGGTTCCAGTCGCTTCCAACAACTATCACCTGGAAACATTATGTTTGAGTGTAATAGTGGGAGAACCAATCAGCATCTAAACTAATCGATTAAAATGCTAAATAAGGTTTAAAACCGTAATCGTTGTATTTAAACCAGTTAATAATTGAACCGTCCCAAACCACTTGGTCTTGCTCTCTCCATTCACTAGGAAGCCAAAATAGTATATAATGCTCTCTATTGCCCAAACCTAGATCTGTTGCCACTACTCCATCTGTTTAAGCCCCTGTTTTAAAATTTGGTCTCGGCAATCGGTTTATCGCCGAAAATGCTCTCGGCAGCACTCAACCGCCTTGAGTTTAGTAAACTCGGTCAATAAATCGGATCTGTGAAGAAAACTCAATTTTTTGTTAGAATTATGatgaaaatcaattatttataattagatcTGAAGATTTTGTATAAAGTATGATGTAAatcgaacaaaaaaatattaaaaaagaaaaagaattacaGTGGCTCGCGTTTTAGGGTGCACAGtcagaaggaagaagatgaagcgaTAATACCGATTTTACTCTCTTATAAAGTGAATtgattaaaagtaaattactgGGACTCAGACCATGGACGTATGACTCTGTAATAAAGACTGAAACTACTACACCATCAAagttatttacaattttattcatgcaataatatatatactttctaaTGTTAGATATAAGTCTTAAAAGCAGATCTCGATTAATTCCCgtataattttcaattaattgattaattgcTAGGCCTAACTTGACCTCCCGACTAGCGCCTACCATTTCTAAAACTGGGGTTTAAGCTACTTAGTTCCTAGGCTTCTAGCTACCCAATTTGTTTTGTCACGTGGATCCATCTCATTTTGATTATCTGGAGAACTTGTGAACTAAGCGACAAAATTATTAccgactcttttttttttttttcttcattttttgtttaattaagaaaactaaacaacaaCGAACCCAAGATTTTCTGTCCGAACTCCGAAGCTCCTTCCTCTTTTTTCCTCCTTAGACTTCTCAGGTGTTTATACTCTTGACCTCAGCTCCAAGCCTCCATCTCtatcctcttctctttttctttttctcttttttctctttgtctattttattttcttgaatttttcttcTGAACTACGCAATTTATTATTGACTttgtaaaaaagttttttcttcGTTAGGGTTTCATTAGTGATTTCGTTTTccagattgttttgtttttgcttttacaATCTAAGTTTacttgaaagatttttttttcagcttttCTTGAATAAATCTTGTCTTTGAACTTTATGAATTTGTGTTTTGGCTACATAAATATTGTCTTAGAGTTCATAAAAATCTCCTTCCCTGTTATCAGATTTCAAATCTTGTTTAAGGTTTCATAACTCTTCCTGAAATCTCTATCCTAGTCTATACGAGCTAATACcccttttcttgattttcttgatttaggTTTCTATTCACAGATCTCCAGATTTTTGGTAAAGGTTTTACACTTTGTGGACTTCAGAGTgtatttattgattgattgagagcaaccacaacaaaaaaaaaaaaaaatggactaCCCGGAAAGTTATAGGTTGACATTTTATGGAATTTTGGTAGGTTTTATGGAATTAGCATTTGCTTATTGTCTTCTATGTGTATCGGCTTTCGTCTTTATTACATATATGTTGCTACTGTATTTGCCTTGTCCCTGTTCTGGAGTTCTTGGGTACCGAAACAGTGATCTCTGCATCCAAAAACTTCTCTTTGATTGGCCATTCAGAATCATACTCAGAATCCAGAAGCTAGCTACCACTAGACCAAGCCTTTTGCATCATCAAGTACAAGAccaagaagagaagaattcGTTTGATAAAGATAAATACTTGGAATTGATGGATAAAGTGAGTTTTTTGGAAGAAGCTGTTGAGGAAGAGAGAGTAGCCAAAGCTGCTTTAGTGGTGGAACTGGAGGAAGAAAGAGCAGCTTCAGCGTCAGCAGCTGATGAAGCTATGGCTATGATTCTGAGGCTACAAGCTGATAAAGCTTCGCTTGAGATGGAAGGGAAGCAATACGAGAGAATGATTGATGAGAAATTTGCTTATGACGAGGAAGAGATGAATATACTCAAGGAGATTCTTTTAAAGAGGGAGAAAGAGAAGCATTTTTTGGAGAAAGAACTTGAGACTTACAAGCACATTGGTGAGGATGATCAAGGGACGGAAGACGATAGTTTCAATGAGAAGAGAGCAAGCGATGTTGTTGAGGATAGAGAACCGGTTGTGTATGATGTTCATGTCATTGAGGATAATAATAACAGTAATGATAAGGTGAGGGATGATGATGTGGCAGAACACAGAGAGATGAAGCAAATGGAAGATATAGTGAACCAACTTCGAGAGATAGTCAAGGATCATGATTCAGTTTCATCACCTACTTCATCTTTCATTCATCTCCCATAAGTTTCTTATTCTGGTTGTTGGTTGATTCTGTTttgctcaatgtttgcttgtgTAGATTTGGTGTAATTTGTGAATATCAATGTAGAAGTTTGAAGTTTTAAATGGGGTACTTTTGTGAATATTAATAAGGATCCATATGaaacaacattattttgatTGAAATAAGAACCAACATAAATAAAGCATATGTGTAGCAGAACAATCGAGTAATGAAAAGAGAGGCTTCTTTCTTTGACACtactaagaaaacaaaatttcagatGCAAAATCAAGACTCGGCTTCCACGGAACTTGCTTTAAAACTCAAGAGGTGATTAGACGGGTTTCTTCAATACTTAACCGGGGCAAGAATATCGAGCTGTGATCCGAGCTTCTCTTCCGCAACCTTTTCTGCCTTGGTCCTGAGCTTGTTGAGTTGCTTCTTGCGCTCACACGTCGCTTGTGACCTTTCCTTTCTCTTTGTCTCAAGTTCCTGTTAGAATCAATAAACTCCAAACATCAGTTTCAGTGACCTAACAAATTCTCCAAACAGGTTTTGTATCATCAATAGATTTATGTCTATAAAAATATCAGATTAGCAGtagcaaaaaaatgaaacaagttATTCAAAGTTAAACACGAGAGACTCACTTTAATGGTATCGTAATGGTTCCAGCCAACCTCAGACGATAGACGTCCCAATAAGCAGTACTTGTGACCACTCTGAAGTCTCAAAACCCTGATTAACAAAATCAGCTGATCATTAACACACATTTGGACAGTAACTATTACCAAATcatgaaacaaaacagaacacaaaaaaacaaagagaactTACTTGAGAGCATCAGGAATAACCCATTCTCTTAACCTTGTCATATGGAGGTGGGATTCCCTCAAAAACCTTCAAGCGAGCAAGTGCAGCAGCACCACGCTTGGTCTTGTGTGGAATCATACTGccaccacaaaaacaaaacaaaacatcaagttcacaaaactcaaaagaaaaaaaaaaaaagcaacatcTTTCTAAAAATGCTACATTCCTATTACGCACACAGCAGAGTACATAACACAAATGAGCTGCCCTGTCACTTCAATAGAATCAAATTCTGAACTGATCAAAATATTCACAATTCAATTCTTTGTAATAACTCCAAAAACTAAAGATAAAAACTTAATCTTTGTAGAAATGCTCATTGCTAACACATCAAATGCAAAACATAATTGCACAATTGAACTACTAATTTTCGTACATAACACACTTGAGAGCTGCCATATCTCTGGACTAATCAAATTATCCAGAATTCAATCTTTGTTACACCCCAAAGACCAAAAAGGGGAATAAAGtttgtataaataataaatgctACATTTCTATAACTTACACTGAAGATACAAAACATAATTGCATAATTAAACTGCTATTTCTCTTATAAACACAAGAGAAAACATAACTAAGTACTCGAAATCTACGCAAAGAAAACGCATTTGCATTCTCATGATTCTGAACTGATCATAATTAGAAGCATTTCAATTAAATCATATTCTGAACCGatcataaattttgaaaattcaagtGAACTAACCCGCGAACTGTGCGCCAGAAGATCTTTGATGGAGCACGAAAGTGAATAGGACCATGAGAAGGCTTAGTGTTCATACGTTTCCTAAGGAATCTCATGTACTTCATCTTTTGCCGAACCAAACCTCCCGAGAGACAAATCTCCTCGCATCGGACGACCACCACTTTCTGTCCGTTGAGCAACTCCTTTGCAAGTGACGACGCAAGACGACCACTCATATGGTGTCGCGCGTCGACGACCACACGCTTCGCGCATATCCCTGACCCtgacaccatcttcttcttcccttgagCTTCCTCTCTGANNNNNNNNNNNNNNNNNNNNNNNNNNNNNNNNNNNNNNNNNNNNNNNNNNNNNNNNNNNNNNNNNNNNNNNNNNNNNNNNNNNNNNNNNNNNNNNNNNNNNNNNNNNNNNNNNNNNNNNNNNNNNNNNNNNNNNNNNNNNNNNNNNNNNNNNNNNNNNNNNNNNNNNNNNNNNNNNNNNNNNNNNNNNNNNNNNNNNNNNNNNNNNNNNNNNNNNNNNNNNNNNNNNNNNNNNNNNNNNNNNNNNNNNNNNNNNNNNNNNNNNNNNNNNNNNNNNNNNNNNNNNNNNNNNNNNNNNNNNNNNNNNNNNNNNNNNNNNNNNNNNNNNNNNNNNNNNNNNNNNNNNNNNNNNNNNNNNNNNNNNNNNNNNNNNNNNNNNNNNNNNNNNNNNNNNNNNNNNNNNNNNNNNNNNNNNNNNNNNNNNNNNNNNNNNNNNNNNNNNNNNNNNNNNNNNNNNNNNNNNNNNNNNNNNNNNNNNNNNNNNNNNNNNNNNNNNNNNNNNNNNNNNNNNNNNNNNNNNNNNNNNNNNNNNNNNNNNNNNNNNNNNNNNNNNNNNNNNNNNNNNNNNNNNNNNNNNNNNNNNNNNNNNNNNNNNNNNNNNNNNNNNNNNNNNNNNNNNNNNNNNNNNNNNNNNNNNNNNNNNNNNNNNNNNNNNNNNNNNNNNNNNNNNNNNNNNNNNNNNNNNNNNNNNNNNNNNNNNNNNNNNNNNNNNNNNNNNATTCTGAAC from the Camelina sativa cultivar DH55 chromosome 12, Cs, whole genome shotgun sequence genome contains:
- the LOC104732450 gene encoding myosin-binding protein 2-like, translating into MDYPESYRLTFYGILVGFMELAFAYCLLCVSAFVFITYMLLLYLPCPCSGVLGYRNSDLCIQKLLFDWPFRIILRIQKLATTRPSLLHHQVQDQEEKNSFDKDKYLELMDKVSFLEEAVEEERVAKAALVVELEEERAASASAADEAMAMILRLQADKASLEMEGKQYERMIDEKFAYDEEEMNILKEILLKREKEKHFLEKELETYKHIGEDDQGTEDDSFNEKRASDVVEDREPVVYDVHVIEDNNNSNDKVRDDDVAEHREMKQMEDIVNQLREIVKDHDSVSSPTSSFIHLP